One part of the Bradyrhizobium sp. CB1650 genome encodes these proteins:
- a CDS encoding LysR substrate-binding domain-containing protein has product MARINSRQVEAFRAMMLTGSVTEAAKLMTVTQPAVSRLLRDFQALLKMELFERRGTGLVPTAAATALYTEVERSFVGLERITAAAEEIRGRRTGSLRIAALPALSNGYLPRLAGHFLKERPNLNLAFFGVISPIVVDWVLNNQCDIGFAEVPIAHSGLPSLRLPPLARVAVLPTGHRLAEKQVLEPRDFEGETFVSLSAGSASRHLIDQIFHRSDVRRVLRVETTLSEIMCGMVSSGLGVAICDPFTAEEFSTRGIVVRPFLPRIDFEFSAVFPAQRSPSPVALDFVETVRKSLAALDEQPAHEAALSR; this is encoded by the coding sequence ATGGCGCGGATCAATTCGCGGCAGGTGGAGGCCTTCCGCGCGATGATGCTGACCGGCAGCGTGACCGAGGCGGCGAAGCTGATGACGGTGACGCAGCCGGCGGTCAGCCGGTTGCTGCGCGACTTCCAGGCGCTGTTGAAAATGGAGCTGTTCGAGCGGCGCGGCACCGGGCTCGTGCCGACTGCCGCCGCGACCGCGCTCTACACGGAAGTCGAGCGTTCCTTCGTCGGTCTCGAACGCATCACCGCGGCCGCCGAGGAGATCCGTGGCCGCCGCACCGGCTCGCTGCGCATCGCCGCGCTGCCGGCGCTGTCGAACGGTTACCTGCCGCGGCTCGCCGGACATTTCTTGAAGGAGCGGCCCAACCTCAACCTCGCCTTCTTCGGCGTGATCTCGCCGATCGTGGTCGACTGGGTGCTGAACAATCAGTGCGACATCGGCTTTGCCGAGGTGCCGATCGCACATTCCGGCCTGCCGAGCCTGCGGCTGCCGCCGCTGGCGCGGGTCGCGGTGCTGCCGACCGGGCATCGCCTGGCCGAAAAGCAGGTTTTGGAGCCGCGCGATTTCGAGGGCGAGACATTCGTGTCACTCTCGGCGGGATCGGCGAGCCGGCATCTGATCGACCAGATCTTCCACCGCAGCGACGTCCGCCGCGTATTGCGGGTCGAGACCACGCTGTCGGAGATCATGTGCGGCATGGTGTCGTCGGGACTCGGGGTCGCGATCTGCGATCCGTTCACGGCGGAGGAATTCTCCACCCGCGGCATCGTCGTGCGGCCGTTCCTGCCGCGCATCGACTTCGAATTCTCTGCGGTATTTCCCGCACAGCGCAGCCCCTCGCCGGTGGCGCTGGATTTCGTCGAGACCGTGCGTAAGTCGCTGGCCGCGCTCGACGAACAGCCCGCGCACGAGGCCGCGCTCAGCCGTTGA